The Desulfovibrio fairfieldensis sequence TTAAAAGTACTTTTTTTGAGCTCGTGGATGAAATGGATCATCGTTATGCTCTGTTTAAAAAATATGGAGTAAAAAATATTGACGAGGCCAATTCTACAGGCCTAAAATTTAAAAAAATTGTTGTTATTATTGAAGAATTAGCTGATATACTGCTGCAAGATGGAGGATTAGAAGACAGTATCGCTAGGCTTGCCCAATTAGCCAGGGCTGCAGGAATACATCTTGTCGTTGCAACACAACGCCCCGATTCAAAAACATTCAGTGGACTAATTCGTGGCAATATTACCGCTAGAATTGCCTTAGCTGTTCAAAAAAGCACAGAATCAAAGATTATTCTTGATGAGACTGGAGCTGAGCATTTGTTGGGAAATGGCGATATGTTAATAAAGACAGCAGGAAAAAAAGTTACTCGTGTACATGGTGCATATATTTCACAAGCTGATATAAAACGTTTTTTAAAATAACTAGATGTTTTTGTTCGGCAAGTAAATTTTGAACACCATTTAGATGCACTGTTTAAAAGGCACAAGTTAGATTTTGCTTCTTCGTTAGAATTTTCCTCAAGAACATACTCAGCGTGGACACAAAAACGGTGAGCTACTTCGAAAAGTAACTCACCGTTTTTATGACTGTATGTGGCGGAGAGGGAGGGATTTGAACCCTCGATACAGGTTTAAGCCCGTATACTCGCTTAGCAGGCGAGCTCCTTCGGCCGGCTCGGACACCTCTCCGCATGGTTCAGCATGTACAATGGCAAACCGTGAGGTTGGAAGCTAGCCCAGTCCGGCGTTACTGTCAAGGGCGGGGGCCGTCTTTCCCAGGGCAGACGCATCTAAAAAAAGTCTATAAAAAGGAGGCATGCAAGAAACTCATGAACTCATTCTGACGATTTTTAGGGGACTGCCTGATCCTCGGGTAGAGCGGACGAAGATACATAGTCTTGAAGTTATTTTGTTTATTTCCTTATGCTCGTACCTGTCAGGCGCAGAGGGCTTCTATGACATGGAAGATTATGCACATGCCAAGCAAGAGTGGCTACGCAAGCACATAGGCATGCAAAGTGTTCCAAGTCACGATACCTTCAACCGAGTATTTCAGGCGATTTCCCCCTCCTGTTTCGGGGAGTGCCTTATGGAGTTATCACGGCGACTGCGTGAGCAGGTGTGTGGCGACATAGTTGCCTTTGATGGCAAAACGCACCGTCGCACGGGGACTAAGGCCAACAACGCCTTACACATGCTTAATGCCTGGTCGGTGGAAAATCGTCTGGTACTCGGACAAATGGCGGTTGAGGAGAAAAGCAATGAAATAACGGCTGTTCCTCAACTGATGGATATGCTGGATCTTAAGGGATGTGTCGTTACAGCAGATGCGCTTAACTGCCAGAAAGCCGTAGCAGCCAAGGCCATAGAAAAGAAAGCCGATTATCTTTTGGCGCTTAAGGCTAACCACCAAGTATTATTTGACGAGGTAAGCGCCTATATGGATGATCTTTCCGGGCAATCGCCTCCAGGTTTTGAACAAGTAGAGAAAGACCATGGGCGAATTGAAACTCGGCGGT is a genomic window containing:
- a CDS encoding ISAs1 family transposase encodes the protein MQETHELILTIFRGLPDPRVERTKIHSLEVILFISLCSYLSGAEGFYDMEDYAHAKQEWLRKHIGMQSVPSHDTFNRVFQAISPSCFGECLMELSRRLREQVCGDIVAFDGKTHRRTGTKANNALHMLNAWSVENRLVLGQMAVEEKSNEITAVPQLMDMLDLKGCVVTADALNCQKAVAAKAIEKKADYLLALKANHQVLFDEVSAYMDDLSGQSPPGFEQVEKDHGRIETRRCWQSASVDWHAGKAEWPGLRSFVLIESIREHGDTVETSRRYYISSLPQGESYAAQSARAHWQIENSLHWCLDVVFNEDQSRARTRNAAKNLGTLRSICLNLLRRIPGKSSLKGKRFKISLNDDFLLEALKI